One region of Nerophis lumbriciformis linkage group LG10, RoL_Nlum_v2.1, whole genome shotgun sequence genomic DNA includes:
- the rab3il1 gene encoding guanine nucleotide exchange factor for Rab-3A isoform X4 has protein sequence MTVTSNDCLAGGTEQKEEKRLVDLDPEPEPRLGGKGKGEPSSGLDHDIDSSLRSSSLEIRGKEIREKGSEILREQLDAAKRELKLKDKECERLSQVRNQLEQELEELTASLFEEAHKMVREANVKQAASEKQLKEAQGKIDVLQAEVTVLKSLVLTSTPSSPNPQLHTQLQLPVAWGAHKMIAGHTRNKSVNGSYPSPPGSSETSSVSLQTMVKEDSEIDSVLFAEFLMWKEKPSLDRSSALMSRIYREEITPSLSFTRSELSQLVQSAVENNSLTIEPVALSALPMVKVSAIGCGGPNGCRAAVETKCALSGVSRLCRHRIKLGDNGSYYYISPSSRARITAVCNFFTYIRYIQQGLIRHDAQQMFWEVMRLRREMTVAKLGFYLTEQG, from the exons ATGACAGTAACTTCTAATGACTGCCTGGCAGGGGGAACAGAACAGAAAGAAGAGAAACG GTTGGTAGATCTGGATCCAGAGCCAGAGCCCAGGTTGGGGGGAAAAGGCAAAGGTGAGCCCTCATCAGGACTAGACCATGATATCGACTCCAGCCTGCGTAGCTCTTCGCTGGAAATCCGAGGGAAAGAAATTCGTGAAAAGGGCTCGGAGATCCTCCGCGAACAACTGGATGCTGCAAAGAGG GAACTGAAACTCAAAGATAAGGAGTGTGAGCGTCTGTCTCAGGTCAGGAATCAGCTGGAACAAGAGCTGGAGGAACTGACTGCCAGTCTGTTTGAG GAAGCTCACAAGATGGTGCGTGAAGCAAATGTCAAACAAGCAGCATCAGAGAAACAACTGAAGGAGGCTCAGGGCAAG ATTGACGTCCTGCAAGCAGAAGTGACAGTGCTCAAGTCTCTGGTCTTGACGTCCACGCCGTCCTCTCCAAATCCCCAGCTGCATACCCAGCTGCAGCTTCCAGTCGCCTGGGGGGCGCATAAAATGATCGCAGGTCATACTCGCAACAAGAGTGTGAACGGCAGTTACCCGTCCCCACCTGGAAGTTCCGAAACATCATCTGTTTCTCTTCAGACTATGGTCAAAGAGGACAGCGAG ATAGATTCAGTTCTCTTTGCCGAATTCCTGATGTGGAAGGAAAAGCCCAGCCTGGATCGCTCGTCTGCCCTCATGAGTCGGATCTACAGAGAGGAAATAACACCCTCCCTCTCCTTTACGCGCTCAGAG CTGTCCCAGCTTGTGCAGAGTGCTGTGGAAAACAACTCTTTGACTATTGAGCCTGTGGCCTTGTCAGCGTTACCAATGGTGAAAGTCTCGGCAATAGGGTGTGGAGGCCCTAA TGGCTGTAGGGCAGCAGTAGAGAC AAAATGTGCGTTAAGTGGCGTGTCACGACTGTGCAGACATCGCATTAAACTTGGCGACAATGGGAGTTACTACTACATCTCCCCCTCAAGTCGAGCACGG ATCACGGCGGTGTGCAATTTTTTTACCTATATCCGCTACATTCAGCAGGGCCTGATCAGACACGATG CGCAGCAGATGTTCTGGGAGGTGATGCGTCTCCGAAGAGAAATGACTGTGGCCAAGTTGGGTTTCTACCTTACCGAGCAGGGTTAG
- the rab3il1 gene encoding guanine nucleotide exchange factor for Rab-3A isoform X1, with amino-acid sequence MDAFEGIHSVHISSSPPPSTSSPAYEVLKSRSGIAVYSSAVFFGAPSRSKNLSSRRRGADDQGCVEGRLLHQGYSTGSPGAENDPGMTTDWLPSSFQNLLVDLDPEPEPRLGGKGKGEPSSGLDHDIDSSLRSSSLEIRGKEIREKGSEILREQLDAAKRELKLKDKECERLSQVRNQLEQELEELTASLFEEAHKMVREANVKQAASEKQLKEAQGKIDVLQAEVTVLKSLVLTSTPSSPNPQLHTQLQLPVAWGAHKMIAGHTRNKSVNGSYPSPPGSSETSSVSLQTMVKEDSEIDSVLFAEFLMWKEKPSLDRSSALMSRIYREEITPSLSFTRSELSQLVQSAVENNSLTIEPVALSALPMVKVSAIGCGGPNGCRAAVETKCALSGVSRLCRHRIKLGDNGSYYYISPSSRARITAVCNFFTYIRYIQQGLIRHDAQQMFWEVMRLRREMTVAKLGFYLTEQG; translated from the exons ATGGATGCTTTTGAGGGAATTCACAGTGTTCACATTTCGTCCTCCCCACCACCCTCAACCTCCAGTCCAGCCTATGAAGTCCTAAAGAGCAGGTCGGGAATTGCTGTGTATTCCTCTGCAGTGTTTTTTGGGGCGCCTTCACGCTCTAAGAACCTGTCCAGCAGGAGGAGAGGGGCTGACGATCAAGGCTGTGTGGAAGGAAG ACTTTTacaccagggctattcaactggcagcccgGGTGCCGAAAACGACCCTGGAATGACGACAGACTGGCTCCCGAGTTCATTTCAAAACTT GTTGGTAGATCTGGATCCAGAGCCAGAGCCCAGGTTGGGGGGAAAAGGCAAAGGTGAGCCCTCATCAGGACTAGACCATGATATCGACTCCAGCCTGCGTAGCTCTTCGCTGGAAATCCGAGGGAAAGAAATTCGTGAAAAGGGCTCGGAGATCCTCCGCGAACAACTGGATGCTGCAAAGAGG GAACTGAAACTCAAAGATAAGGAGTGTGAGCGTCTGTCTCAGGTCAGGAATCAGCTGGAACAAGAGCTGGAGGAACTGACTGCCAGTCTGTTTGAG GAAGCTCACAAGATGGTGCGTGAAGCAAATGTCAAACAAGCAGCATCAGAGAAACAACTGAAGGAGGCTCAGGGCAAG ATTGACGTCCTGCAAGCAGAAGTGACAGTGCTCAAGTCTCTGGTCTTGACGTCCACGCCGTCCTCTCCAAATCCCCAGCTGCATACCCAGCTGCAGCTTCCAGTCGCCTGGGGGGCGCATAAAATGATCGCAGGTCATACTCGCAACAAGAGTGTGAACGGCAGTTACCCGTCCCCACCTGGAAGTTCCGAAACATCATCTGTTTCTCTTCAGACTATGGTCAAAGAGGACAGCGAG ATAGATTCAGTTCTCTTTGCCGAATTCCTGATGTGGAAGGAAAAGCCCAGCCTGGATCGCTCGTCTGCCCTCATGAGTCGGATCTACAGAGAGGAAATAACACCCTCCCTCTCCTTTACGCGCTCAGAG CTGTCCCAGCTTGTGCAGAGTGCTGTGGAAAACAACTCTTTGACTATTGAGCCTGTGGCCTTGTCAGCGTTACCAATGGTGAAAGTCTCGGCAATAGGGTGTGGAGGCCCTAA TGGCTGTAGGGCAGCAGTAGAGAC AAAATGTGCGTTAAGTGGCGTGTCACGACTGTGCAGACATCGCATTAAACTTGGCGACAATGGGAGTTACTACTACATCTCCCCCTCAAGTCGAGCACGG ATCACGGCGGTGTGCAATTTTTTTACCTATATCCGCTACATTCAGCAGGGCCTGATCAGACACGATG CGCAGCAGATGTTCTGGGAGGTGATGCGTCTCCGAAGAGAAATGACTGTGGCCAAGTTGGGTTTCTACCTTACCGAGCAGGGTTAG
- the rab3il1 gene encoding guanine nucleotide exchange factor for Rab-3A isoform X2: MDAFEGIHSVHISSSPPPSTSSPAYEVLKSRSGIAVYSSAVFFGAPSRSKNLSSRRRGADDQGCVEGRLVDLDPEPEPRLGGKGKGEPSSGLDHDIDSSLRSSSLEIRGKEIREKGSEILREQLDAAKRELKLKDKECERLSQVRNQLEQELEELTASLFEEAHKMVREANVKQAASEKQLKEAQGKIDVLQAEVTVLKSLVLTSTPSSPNPQLHTQLQLPVAWGAHKMIAGHTRNKSVNGSYPSPPGSSETSSVSLQTMVKEDSEIDSVLFAEFLMWKEKPSLDRSSALMSRIYREEITPSLSFTRSELSQLVQSAVENNSLTIEPVALSALPMVKVSAIGCGGPNGCRAAVETKCALSGVSRLCRHRIKLGDNGSYYYISPSSRARITAVCNFFTYIRYIQQGLIRHDAQQMFWEVMRLRREMTVAKLGFYLTEQG; this comes from the exons ATGGATGCTTTTGAGGGAATTCACAGTGTTCACATTTCGTCCTCCCCACCACCCTCAACCTCCAGTCCAGCCTATGAAGTCCTAAAGAGCAGGTCGGGAATTGCTGTGTATTCCTCTGCAGTGTTTTTTGGGGCGCCTTCACGCTCTAAGAACCTGTCCAGCAGGAGGAGAGGGGCTGACGATCAAGGCTGTGTGGAAGGAAG GTTGGTAGATCTGGATCCAGAGCCAGAGCCCAGGTTGGGGGGAAAAGGCAAAGGTGAGCCCTCATCAGGACTAGACCATGATATCGACTCCAGCCTGCGTAGCTCTTCGCTGGAAATCCGAGGGAAAGAAATTCGTGAAAAGGGCTCGGAGATCCTCCGCGAACAACTGGATGCTGCAAAGAGG GAACTGAAACTCAAAGATAAGGAGTGTGAGCGTCTGTCTCAGGTCAGGAATCAGCTGGAACAAGAGCTGGAGGAACTGACTGCCAGTCTGTTTGAG GAAGCTCACAAGATGGTGCGTGAAGCAAATGTCAAACAAGCAGCATCAGAGAAACAACTGAAGGAGGCTCAGGGCAAG ATTGACGTCCTGCAAGCAGAAGTGACAGTGCTCAAGTCTCTGGTCTTGACGTCCACGCCGTCCTCTCCAAATCCCCAGCTGCATACCCAGCTGCAGCTTCCAGTCGCCTGGGGGGCGCATAAAATGATCGCAGGTCATACTCGCAACAAGAGTGTGAACGGCAGTTACCCGTCCCCACCTGGAAGTTCCGAAACATCATCTGTTTCTCTTCAGACTATGGTCAAAGAGGACAGCGAG ATAGATTCAGTTCTCTTTGCCGAATTCCTGATGTGGAAGGAAAAGCCCAGCCTGGATCGCTCGTCTGCCCTCATGAGTCGGATCTACAGAGAGGAAATAACACCCTCCCTCTCCTTTACGCGCTCAGAG CTGTCCCAGCTTGTGCAGAGTGCTGTGGAAAACAACTCTTTGACTATTGAGCCTGTGGCCTTGTCAGCGTTACCAATGGTGAAAGTCTCGGCAATAGGGTGTGGAGGCCCTAA TGGCTGTAGGGCAGCAGTAGAGAC AAAATGTGCGTTAAGTGGCGTGTCACGACTGTGCAGACATCGCATTAAACTTGGCGACAATGGGAGTTACTACTACATCTCCCCCTCAAGTCGAGCACGG ATCACGGCGGTGTGCAATTTTTTTACCTATATCCGCTACATTCAGCAGGGCCTGATCAGACACGATG CGCAGCAGATGTTCTGGGAGGTGATGCGTCTCCGAAGAGAAATGACTGTGGCCAAGTTGGGTTTCTACCTTACCGAGCAGGGTTAG
- the rab3il1 gene encoding guanine nucleotide exchange factor for Rab-3A isoform X3 has protein sequence MTVTSNDCLAGGTEQKEEKRLLHQGYSTGSPGAENDPGMTTDWLPSSFQNLLVDLDPEPEPRLGGKGKGEPSSGLDHDIDSSLRSSSLEIRGKEIREKGSEILREQLDAAKRELKLKDKECERLSQVRNQLEQELEELTASLFEEAHKMVREANVKQAASEKQLKEAQGKIDVLQAEVTVLKSLVLTSTPSSPNPQLHTQLQLPVAWGAHKMIAGHTRNKSVNGSYPSPPGSSETSSVSLQTMVKEDSEIDSVLFAEFLMWKEKPSLDRSSALMSRIYREEITPSLSFTRSELSQLVQSAVENNSLTIEPVALSALPMVKVSAIGCGGPNGCRAAVETKCALSGVSRLCRHRIKLGDNGSYYYISPSSRARITAVCNFFTYIRYIQQGLIRHDAQQMFWEVMRLRREMTVAKLGFYLTEQG, from the exons ATGACAGTAACTTCTAATGACTGCCTGGCAGGGGGAACAGAACAGAAAGAAGAGAAACG ACTTTTacaccagggctattcaactggcagcccgGGTGCCGAAAACGACCCTGGAATGACGACAGACTGGCTCCCGAGTTCATTTCAAAACTT GTTGGTAGATCTGGATCCAGAGCCAGAGCCCAGGTTGGGGGGAAAAGGCAAAGGTGAGCCCTCATCAGGACTAGACCATGATATCGACTCCAGCCTGCGTAGCTCTTCGCTGGAAATCCGAGGGAAAGAAATTCGTGAAAAGGGCTCGGAGATCCTCCGCGAACAACTGGATGCTGCAAAGAGG GAACTGAAACTCAAAGATAAGGAGTGTGAGCGTCTGTCTCAGGTCAGGAATCAGCTGGAACAAGAGCTGGAGGAACTGACTGCCAGTCTGTTTGAG GAAGCTCACAAGATGGTGCGTGAAGCAAATGTCAAACAAGCAGCATCAGAGAAACAACTGAAGGAGGCTCAGGGCAAG ATTGACGTCCTGCAAGCAGAAGTGACAGTGCTCAAGTCTCTGGTCTTGACGTCCACGCCGTCCTCTCCAAATCCCCAGCTGCATACCCAGCTGCAGCTTCCAGTCGCCTGGGGGGCGCATAAAATGATCGCAGGTCATACTCGCAACAAGAGTGTGAACGGCAGTTACCCGTCCCCACCTGGAAGTTCCGAAACATCATCTGTTTCTCTTCAGACTATGGTCAAAGAGGACAGCGAG ATAGATTCAGTTCTCTTTGCCGAATTCCTGATGTGGAAGGAAAAGCCCAGCCTGGATCGCTCGTCTGCCCTCATGAGTCGGATCTACAGAGAGGAAATAACACCCTCCCTCTCCTTTACGCGCTCAGAG CTGTCCCAGCTTGTGCAGAGTGCTGTGGAAAACAACTCTTTGACTATTGAGCCTGTGGCCTTGTCAGCGTTACCAATGGTGAAAGTCTCGGCAATAGGGTGTGGAGGCCCTAA TGGCTGTAGGGCAGCAGTAGAGAC AAAATGTGCGTTAAGTGGCGTGTCACGACTGTGCAGACATCGCATTAAACTTGGCGACAATGGGAGTTACTACTACATCTCCCCCTCAAGTCGAGCACGG ATCACGGCGGTGTGCAATTTTTTTACCTATATCCGCTACATTCAGCAGGGCCTGATCAGACACGATG CGCAGCAGATGTTCTGGGAGGTGATGCGTCTCCGAAGAGAAATGACTGTGGCCAAGTTGGGTTTCTACCTTACCGAGCAGGGTTAG
- the rab3il1 gene encoding guanine nucleotide exchange factor for Rab-3A isoform X5 translates to MTTDWLPSSFQNLLVDLDPEPEPRLGGKGKGEPSSGLDHDIDSSLRSSSLEIRGKEIREKGSEILREQLDAAKRELKLKDKECERLSQVRNQLEQELEELTASLFEEAHKMVREANVKQAASEKQLKEAQGKIDVLQAEVTVLKSLVLTSTPSSPNPQLHTQLQLPVAWGAHKMIAGHTRNKSVNGSYPSPPGSSETSSVSLQTMVKEDSEIDSVLFAEFLMWKEKPSLDRSSALMSRIYREEITPSLSFTRSELSQLVQSAVENNSLTIEPVALSALPMVKVSAIGCGGPNGCRAAVETKCALSGVSRLCRHRIKLGDNGSYYYISPSSRARITAVCNFFTYIRYIQQGLIRHDAQQMFWEVMRLRREMTVAKLGFYLTEQG, encoded by the exons ATGACGACAGACTGGCTCCCGAGTTCATTTCAAAACTT GTTGGTAGATCTGGATCCAGAGCCAGAGCCCAGGTTGGGGGGAAAAGGCAAAGGTGAGCCCTCATCAGGACTAGACCATGATATCGACTCCAGCCTGCGTAGCTCTTCGCTGGAAATCCGAGGGAAAGAAATTCGTGAAAAGGGCTCGGAGATCCTCCGCGAACAACTGGATGCTGCAAAGAGG GAACTGAAACTCAAAGATAAGGAGTGTGAGCGTCTGTCTCAGGTCAGGAATCAGCTGGAACAAGAGCTGGAGGAACTGACTGCCAGTCTGTTTGAG GAAGCTCACAAGATGGTGCGTGAAGCAAATGTCAAACAAGCAGCATCAGAGAAACAACTGAAGGAGGCTCAGGGCAAG ATTGACGTCCTGCAAGCAGAAGTGACAGTGCTCAAGTCTCTGGTCTTGACGTCCACGCCGTCCTCTCCAAATCCCCAGCTGCATACCCAGCTGCAGCTTCCAGTCGCCTGGGGGGCGCATAAAATGATCGCAGGTCATACTCGCAACAAGAGTGTGAACGGCAGTTACCCGTCCCCACCTGGAAGTTCCGAAACATCATCTGTTTCTCTTCAGACTATGGTCAAAGAGGACAGCGAG ATAGATTCAGTTCTCTTTGCCGAATTCCTGATGTGGAAGGAAAAGCCCAGCCTGGATCGCTCGTCTGCCCTCATGAGTCGGATCTACAGAGAGGAAATAACACCCTCCCTCTCCTTTACGCGCTCAGAG CTGTCCCAGCTTGTGCAGAGTGCTGTGGAAAACAACTCTTTGACTATTGAGCCTGTGGCCTTGTCAGCGTTACCAATGGTGAAAGTCTCGGCAATAGGGTGTGGAGGCCCTAA TGGCTGTAGGGCAGCAGTAGAGAC AAAATGTGCGTTAAGTGGCGTGTCACGACTGTGCAGACATCGCATTAAACTTGGCGACAATGGGAGTTACTACTACATCTCCCCCTCAAGTCGAGCACGG ATCACGGCGGTGTGCAATTTTTTTACCTATATCCGCTACATTCAGCAGGGCCTGATCAGACACGATG CGCAGCAGATGTTCTGGGAGGTGATGCGTCTCCGAAGAGAAATGACTGTGGCCAAGTTGGGTTTCTACCTTACCGAGCAGGGTTAG